tgtaaaatgagaaactaaaataatatagaaCGGATTTATATTCAATGTGTAGGGTCCACGTTTGAGCACAATCAAGAGCAAAAGAAACACTTTTAttaccaaagaaaaaaaacacttttcaataaaataaaaaataaaataattaacattaccGTATTTCATTCGTATATGGAGCAACAACtatactaaaaatttatatttatacttaAAATTCTAAACTATTTAACCTAACAATATCAACATTTATCAATTAACGCAGGTGTTACGTAACGCAACATCTTAccataatttttgtaaaatgagAAACTAAAACAATATAGAAGGGATTTATATTCAATGTGTAGGGTCCACGTTTGAGCACAATCAAGAGCAAAAGAAACACTTTTAttaccaaagaaaaaaaaaacacttttcaataaataaataaaaattaaaagaaaggCAATCTTTTTAAAAGAAACACTTTTGTGATTACAAAAGAAAAGGGAAGAATTAAAGAATACTTTTTTATCAtctacctaaaaataaaaaaataaagtaaatgaaaaaaaaaaaatactagtgtttgtgtgtgtgtctTTGATGCCTCACGTTCTTTGTGCTTTTTGCAGGAACCTTTTTTCTTTCAGAGGGTTTATAGTGCAACTTTCAACTCTTTCTTTTCTACCCTTTCAAAAGTTCTCTTGTTTTCTAACAATTTTTAGACACAAAACATAACaactttctttgttttttttcacTCTCACACGTTTCATATTCTTCCTCTGTTTCTGTTCTGTGTTCTTTGTATTCAAAGTGTGTGCAACATCAACTTCAAAATCAACATGAACATGTCTGAGACTGAGAAGAATCCTGGTATTAGGCTATTTGGGTGGAAGATTCCGGTGCCGGAATGTCAAATTCCGACCAACTCTGGACCCATGgtacatatataataatataatataatcattaaagtttatgtttttttttcataaattatggttttttatttctttatgtGTTATTTATTCTTGCATATGAAAATGGGTTGGACGtaaattttggatttttattttgtttatttgtttttgagGTTGTTAAGATTTTTGGGTATGTTTTAGCTTGTTATTTGAGTTCATTTTAAGCATCAAAATCTTCTGAAATTTGAAGGGTATTGTTGTTTCATAGTTAAGGTGGTGTTAGTATTTAAGAGGATGAcataaataagaattttttatagtgatgattgatgaaatataactatgaattcatttcatttttgaaTTCTAGCATCTCTCTATGTTTTAATTGTGATGGAAGATGGATGTTCCAtttgaagataaaaaaaaaaaaaaaagttttgtgtATGTTTGATTCCACTTTTGAAgggtgtagaattgattttgatatttaGATATTCTCGACTAGAATTTATTGTTCGATCCATTTTTACATGAATGTAACTGAACGTAGAACACTTTACATTTAACTCAATTTTAATCAGAATCAATTagttaaaaatcaatttttgtgaccacaaaaccaaacacacattTACATTTATAAGCAATTTAAGTATATAAGTTAAGTTCAATGCTTTGCCAGTTATCTGAATTGAAAGGATATTAATGTCCAATAGAAAGTAAAAATCATCTACAAGTCCTAGTTCAACGGGAAAAAATGCATAAATTGTTAGGCCAGATGTCATGACCAGGGTTCAACCCCGACTCCTccacttgtgtgtgtgagtttataatggTTTTGTCATTCAGTctatctactaaaaaaaataaaaaaaaataaaaaaattaaaagatcaGGACTAATTGAATAGATGCATATTATGCTTACAAAAGTTAAGGTGCCAAAGAGTTATACTTTTATTGGCTATTGTCTCTTAATCTCTCATGTGAGAATTTGTTGGAAAATTAGTGTTTTAGTATAACATTGTAATTGTGCTCCTTGTGTATGCTCAGATTATGTCATGGTTATCAGTTCTTATTATGATTAGTTTATCACTAATTGCGGTTTAAATTTTAGGATACTTGCAGCAGTACAAAGAAAACAGAAGTGGAAATACTTTGCGCAGAAAAATCTGAGCAACAAGACAATTCATCCGATTCAATGGATAGTAAACAGGAGACTCGTCATGATATGCAAGAAAAGGAGCCAATAGTGAATTCGAAGTCCGCTGACGATAATACAGAGTCCGGTAATACGGATGAAGAAAAAATCTTAAAGAAACCAGACAAGATTGTTCAGTGTCCGCGATGCAAAAGTTGGGATACCAAGTTTTGTTATTTCAACAACTATAACGTCAACCAACCTCGGCATTTTTGCAAGAATTGTCAAAGGTATTGGACTGCTGGTGGAACGATGAGAAATGTTCCGATAGGTGCTGGTAGGCGGAAGAACAAGCATCTAGCTTCTCAATACCGACAAATTATAGTAACCTCGGACGGAATTCCAACCTCAAGGCTTGAAACAATACCCTCATCCACTCATCATACATCAACGGATAACGAAACTGTATTGAAATTTGGTCCAGATACCCCACTTTGTGAATCGATGGAGTCGATGCTTCATCTTAAAGACCAGAAAAGGAGTTCTGATGCAAATTCTATTAGTTGTGTGCAACATAGAGAGGAACCATCCCTCTATGGATCGTCTGTAACAAATACCAACACTCAAGGAAATGAAGTATCAGAACACAATGCATCAAATTGGTTGCAGTGTTATCCTGTTCCTCCATGGGTATTACCAATGAATCCGGGTTGGAATATGAATAATGTTGCTTCCATGGCAGCAGTTCATCCGACTTCAGCATCCATGTGCAACCCTTATAGCGTTGCTCCAACTACAATGCAATGGTGTCCGACACCTATGTTGGCGATTCCGGGAATTAGGCCACAAAACATACCTTTGCAACTTGTACCAGCATCAAATTGGAGCAGACCATCACTTTGCCTCTCGCCGCCTTCTTCCACAAGTAACAGTTGCTGCACGGGTAATGGCTCACAAACCCTAGGCAAGCACACTAGAGATACAGTTTTCACAGACCAAGATAAATCAGACAAGTCTGTCCCAGTTCGGAAAACGATTAGAATTAATGTCACAAATGAGGGCCCGATAAGTCCTATTCGAGCTACATTAGCTAACAAGACACCAACTCAGATTTTGGAAGCCAACTCAGCAGCTATTTCTCATGCTCATACAATCCAGGAAAGCATATAATAATTTTCtagatttaaatttttcattgatATTTTCAGTTAAATAAGCTATAGTACATATATTGCTGGCTTTTGTTTCTCTTGcagatattttgtttttaaggtAGCATATTGTTTTATGGTATCTATTGTTACATTTTTATTTCAACTTTGTACTTAAATTTATATTGAGCTATGCTATCTgaaattatgatttttggctTTTGACACAATAAAGGATATTTGACAGTGATTATTTCCACTGCAACAGTACTCATGTAGTGTAGAGGGTGTGAACAGTACTCATGACTGATTATTCAATTTTCCTATATGGATGGATTTGTATGAATTTTGGAAGTTGTCTTACAAATATAAATCGCTTCATTTCAAACTTAATCATGATTAAACCAATTTAAACAActaagcttaatcaaaatcagTATCTATAAATCCTAACACACACTTAGCAATGTGTTTGGATGAGTTGAAAAATATGCACTAATGTTTACATTACACTTATCATTCATTTGGATCCGCATTGCGGCAAAATAGCACAATAATGCAGAAATTTCATGTTGTAGCTTCAGAAAACTCGCGTACAGCATACACCGGGATGCGATATTTGATGTTGTACCGCCGCAGATCCAACCATACTATTAGCAAAACTTCCAAACACATTATTTCACTTCAAACTTAGTTGTaaccaaataataatatacatataGTACAACTTAATCAAAGTTACTTTTACTACACAATGAGTCAAACATACTATTACTTTCATAGGATACATATGCATGatgttttcttttatatatattttgattactTTCATAGGATACATATGCATGAggttttcttttatatatatattttgattcctTTAAATTAAAGGAACAAGCACATCAAAAAGTGTTGAAAATGAATACTATCTAAACATTTTCTAAAAGTGATTTCCCATGAAAGCATAATCTTGTACGGTAAAAGTGATGAAAATTAGTAGTGTGTCACACTTGATCTTATGAGAACTCTCTTTTAAGCTGGTTAAGTCATTATCCTTTTTCTTTAGGGAAAAACACTACCCTACTtaagttttctttattttttctgttgTCTAGCTTTGTGCAAGTCATAATTGGAAATCCTTTTAAGTGCAGTTCAAACAAGGCAAAGACTCAAAGTTGAGTCTTTTATGATAAGTGCTTTTTTACTTTATAACTTTTTTCTATCTTTCTTGGTGCAATTAATCTTATTTACTTGACCAAAGTTTCCAAGGGGCTTAAAAAGCCTTGTTTTGTGGCTCTACTTTTCTACAATAAAAAGATCCTTTTACTAAACTATTAGGTAGAGAGGTATTTCTTTTTAGTAATGTAAATAATCAACAGGTGGAATTTCTGCTTTTTTGACTCATTTCAAAAGAATGGTTcaaatgttccatttgataaaAAGGCATTCCTTTTACtcattagataaaataaaaataaaaattcaattctACATCAATTCTTGTTGGGTTTAAGCGTGATTGCTGTATGACTATAAAGAAATTGAATGATGGCTATATAAGAGATGAAATTTAGATACATaatgttttatgattttgaatgAAAATATGATGTTCAATTTCAGTGATTCTGGATTATTGGTCCTCCTTGTTGGTGGCAAATCTTTTAAGGGAGTAGGATTAGCCGTCCCCAAACAAATTTTAACGTGTAATATATTATGCgacatattttaataatttgcaCTCATTGCAATTACAAACTACATCTCGAATGAGGAGTCTATTGTGCTTCTAACTTTAACACCAGAAATGCATTCAGTTACCTTTCTAAGAGTTACTTTAATTTCTCTTCTTTGCTTCACTGGTAAGACTCATCAGTCTTCTAACCAGGCATATAATTGAATATTGTTGCTCTTGATGTTCCCTAAACTCCCCAATAATTCTCTAGATTGTTATAAGTACTTCGTTGTAGTGTAggataaaatatgattaaagAAATAGACATTAAAGAGTATGCACAAACATTGTAATGTACTAGTACATTcgattaaaatcaataaatttgtcatgtcaataatttttaatataaattattaatttattttataaattaattttttattttcaaagaaataacacgtaaaataataaaaaatttaaaaagtttttctttttctttctctcctaAACTCTCCACACTTTAGGCCTCTCACACCCCACTTCCACTAATACATCCTCCTCTTTTGAATTAGCCTCTTGTGGTACCCTAACATAATCTTAGCTAACTGCCATTGTTAAACACCCTACAGTTCCAAAACTCCAACTTCTTCCATCTTAATCACAGCACTTCCAAAACTCTTCATAAACTTATCACCATATGAAGCAAACTAGGCACAAAAATGCATTTTATTAGCCAATAAACAAAAGCAGCTTATAAACACATCACATAATAAACTCAAATGAGTTGTAAATAGGTTTTTCTACactcattaaatatttttaactcaCTTTCACGAGAAGTAATTTTTATTACTGCATTTTCTTTACTGAAATATAGAGTCCATTAAAGAGATGAAATgatcaaactaattttttttatctagtgTGTGCGCGAGCGCGTGCGAACGTGCGTGCTATAAAATATGGACACCAAATTCATACTTCATTCAAAACTTTTCCCATCTTTGTAATTTCTTTTGCAGCAAAAAATTGTGATAGTGGTGGAATATATAGGAATGCTAGGTCCTGGTAGATAAACATCAACACTATTGGAGACTAATCCATCGCGTCTTCACATCGGAACATTTATGATGTCGGAACACCCTGCAGTTCTTCCGAATTTCACCTTCCTTCCCAACTAAGACTCCAACTTGTCTCATCTTAACCATGACACTTCCAAACCTCTTCATAAACTTTTCACCATCTGAAGAAAAACCAGATACAATCTCCATAATACCTCTCTTCAGAAGAAGTTGCTTGTAGTATTCATTATCCACGACAGAATAGGTGTTATGGTCAAAAAATGCAGCACCATCAGGATTTGATTTGCACAACTTGATATGCTTGGTAGCCGATGTTGGATCCATCGTAGGATCAGGCTTCCCACCAAAACCAGTTAGCCTATTAGCAAAAATCCGTAGTGAGAAACACCGACCGTATGTGCTCCCAACAGGGCCACCATTTCTTCATTTATAATTCCCTTTGCAGCAAAAAACTTCGATAGTGTTGGAATTGATACGTCAGGTCCCGGTAACTCAACATTAGCTATGTTGGAGACTAATCCATCACATCTTTCAGTCGGAACACTGTATTTTGGTCCTCCTAATAAAGCCACAGCATCTCTTGTAGCAAGTGATATGATATCTGCACATGATATTGTTGAAGGACAAGTAACTTCAAGTGCTTCCTTTACTTCGTCGATTATATCAAGCCTCTAACACTTGCGTTCGCGCCATCTTTTTTCTCTGAAACGGTTTTGTTTGTAGGGTCAATTAGAAGGGATGCATCACAGCCCTGCAcattgatgatgaaaatgtaTGTTATACATATATGAATAGCAATAAACTATATAACTATTAACATAAttagtttgtgaaaattatagtttaaaaaatcaaagcctattattagtttaaatataataactaaatcCATTGCATATGAATAAGTTATAGTTTAAAAATTCTTCTGTTTACATAACAACTAAATCCATTACACAATGAAAGAGTTTGAATgctcaaactatttttttttaattagtgtgTGAGTGTGCGTGTGTGTGCGaatgtgcgtgcgtgcatgcgTGCGTGTGACTTATATTAAATATGGACACCAAATTCATACTCCGTACAAAACATCAAAATGTTAAGGGCGACCTTATGGTATTATAGAAATGGTAGGTCGTGGTAAATTAAGGTTATTGGCCATTGTAGGATCAGGCTTCCCACCAAAACCAGTTAGCCTATTAGCAAAAATCTGCAGTGAGAAACACCGACCGTATGTGCTCCCAATAGGGCCACCATTTCTTCATTTGTAATTCCCTTTGCAGCAAAAAACTTGGATAGTGTTGGAATTGATATGTCAGGTCCCGGTAACTCAACATCGGATATGTTAGAGACTAATCCATCCTATCTTCCAGTCGGAACGCTGTATTTTGGTCCTCCCGATAAAGCCACAGCATCTCTTGTCGCAAGTGATATGATATCTGCACATGATATTGTTGAAGGACAAGCAACTTCAAGTGCTTCCTTTACTTCGTCGATTATATCAAGCCTCTAACACTTGCGTTGGCGCCATCTTTTTTCTCTGAAACAGTTTTGTTTGTAGGGTCAATTAGAAAGGGATGCATCACAACCCTGCACATTGATGTTGAAAATGTATTTTATACATATATGAATAGCAGTAAACTATATAACTATTAATATAAttagtttgtgaaaattatagtttaaaaaatcaaagcctattattagtttaaatataataactaaatcCATTGCATATGAATAAGTTATAGTTTAAAAATTCTTCTGTTTACATAACAACTAAATCCATTACACAATGAAAGAGTTTGAATgctcaaactatttttttttaatttagtgtgtgagtgtgtgtgtgtgtgtgtgtgcgcgaaCGTGCGTGCGTGCATGCGTGTGTGTGACTTATATTAAATATGGACATCAAATTCATACTCCGTACAAAACATTCAAAATGTTAAGGGCGGCCTTATGGTATTATAGAAATGGCAGGTCGTGGTAAATTAAGGTTATTGGCCATTGTAGGATCAGGCTTCCCACAAAAACCAGTTAGCCTATTAGCAAAAATCTGCAGTGAGAAACACCGACCGTATGTGCTCCCAATAGGGCCACCATTTCTTCATTTGTAATTCCCTTTGCAGCAAAAAACTTGGATAGTGTTGGAATTGATATGTCAGGTCCCGGTAACTCAACATCGGCTATGTTAGAGACTAATCCATCCCATCTTCCAGTCGGAACGCTGTATTTTGGTCCTCCCGATAAAGCCACAGCATCTCTTGTAGCAAGTGATATGATATCTGCACATGATATTGTTGAAGGACAAGCAACTTCAAGTGCTTCCTTTACTTCGTCGATTATATCAAACCTCTAACACTTGCGTTGGCGCCATCTTTTTTCTCTGAAACGGTTTTGTTTGTAGGGTCAATTAGAAGGGATGCATCACAACCCTGCAcattgatgatgaaaatgtaTGTTATACATATATGAATAGCAATAAACTATATAACTATTAACATAAttagtttgtgaaaattatagtttaaaaaatcaaagcatattattagtttaaatataataactaaatcCATTGCATATGAATAAGTTATAGTTTAAAAATTCTTCTGTTTACATAACAACTAAATCAATTACACAATGAAAGAGTTTGAATgctcaaactatttttttttgtttagtgTGTGAGTGTGTGTTTGTGTGAGTGTGCGaatgtgcgtgcgtgcatgcgTGCGTGTGACTTATATTAAATATGGACACCAAATTCATACTCCGTACAAAACATCAAAATGTTAAGGGTGACCTTATGGTATTATAGAAATGGTAGGTCGTGGTAAATTAAGGTTATTGGCCATTGTAGGATCAGGCTTCCCACCAAAACCAGTTAGCCTATTAGCAAAAATCTGCAGTGAGAAACACCGACCGTATGTGCTCCCAATAGGGCCACCATTTCTTCATTTGTAATTCCCTTTGCAGCAAAAAACTTGGATAGTGTTGGAATTGATATGTCAGGTCCCGGTAACTCAACATCGGCTATGTTAGAGACTAATCCATCCCATCTTCCAGTCGGAACGCTGTATTTTGGTCCTCCCGATAAAGCCACAGCATCTCTTGTCGCAAGTGATATGATATCTGCACATGATATTGTTGAAGGACAAGCAACTTCAAGTGCTTCCTTTACTTCGTCGATTATATCAAGCCTCTAACACTTGCGTTGGCGCCATCTATTTTCTCTGAAACAGTTTTGTTTGTAGGGTCAATTAGAAGGGATGCATCACAACCCTGCACATTGATGTTGAAAATGTATTTTATACATATATGAATAGCAGTAAACTATATAACTATTAATATAAttagtttgtgaaaattatagtttaaaaaatcaaagcctattattagtttaaatataataactaaatcCATTGCATATGAATAAGTTATAGTTTAAAAATTCTTCTGTTTACATAACAACTAAATCCATTACACAATGAAAGAGTTTGAATgctcaaactatttttttttaatttagtgtgtgagtgtgtgtgtgtgtgtgtgcgcgaaCGTGCGTGCGTGCATGCGTGCGTGTGACTTATATTAAATATGGACACCAAATTCATACTCCGTACAAAACATTCAAAATGTTAAGGGCGGCCTTATGGTATTATAGAAATGGCAGGTCGTGGTAAATTAAGGTTATTGGCCATTGTAGGATCAGGCTTCCCACAAAAACCAGTTAGCCTATTAGCAAAAATCTGCAGTGAGAAACTCCGACCGTATGTGCTCCCAATAGGGCCACCATTTCTTCATTTGTAATTCCCTTTGCAGCAAAAAACTTGGATAGTGTTGGAATTGATATGTCAGGTCCCGGTAACTCAACATCGGCTATGTTAGAGACTAATCCATCCTATCTTCCAGTCGGAACGCTGTATTTTGGTCCTCCCGATAAAGCCACAGCATCTCTTGTAGCAAGTGATATGATATCTGCACATGATATTGTTGAAGGACAAGCAACTTCAAGTGCTTCCTTTACTTCGTCGATTATATCAAACCTCTAACACTTGCGTTGGCGCCATCTTTTTTCTCTGAAACGGGTTTGTTTGTAGGGTCAATTAGAAGGGATGCATCACAACCCTGCAcattgatgatgaaaatgtaTGTTATACATATATGAATAGCAATAAACTATATAACTATTAACATAAttagtttgtgaaaattatagtttaaaaaatcaaagcatattattagtttaaatataataactaaatcCATTGCATATGAATAAGTTATAGTTTAAAAATTCTTCTGTTTACATAACAACTAAATCCATTACACAATGAAAGAGTTTGAATgctcaaactatttttttttatttagtgtgtgagtgtgtgtttgtgtgtgtgtgtgcgaatgtgcgtgcgtgcatgcgTGCGTGTGACTTATATTAAATATGGACACCAAATTCATACTCCGTACAAAACATCAAAATGTTAAGGGTGACCTTATGGTATTATAGAAATGGTAGGTCGTGGTAAATTAAGGTTATTGGCCATTGTAGGATCAGGCTTCCCACCAAAACCAGTTAGCCTATTAGCAAAAATCTGCAGTGAGAAACACCGACCGTATGTGCTCCCAATAGGGCCACCATTTCTACATTTGTAATTCCCTTTGCAGCAAAAAACTTGGATAGTGTTGGAATTGATATGTCAGGTCCCGGTAACTCAACATCGGCTATGTTAGAGACTAATCCATCCCATCTTCCAGTCGGAACGCTGTATTTTGGTCCTCCCGATAAAGCCACAGCATCTCTTGTCGCAAGTGATATGATATCTGCACATGATATTGTTGAAGGACAAGCAACTTCAAGTGCTTCCTTTACTTCGTCGATTATATCAAGCCTCTAACACTTGCGTTGGCGCCATCTTTTTTCTCTGAAACAATTTTGTTTGTAGGGTCAATTAGAAGGGATGCATCACAACCCTGCAcattgatgatgaaaatgtaTGTTATACATATATGAATAGCAGTAAACTATATAACTATTAATATAAttagtttgtgaaaattatagtttaaaaaatcaaagcctattattagtttaaatataataactaaatcCATTGCATATGAATAAGTTATAGTTTAAAAATTCTTCTGTTTACATAACAACTAAATCCATTACACAATGAAAGAGTTTGAATgctcaaactatttttttttatttagtgtgTGAGTGTGCGTGTGTGTGTGCGAACGTGCGTGCGTGCATGCGTGCGTGTGACTTATATTAAATATGGACACCAAATTCATACTCCGTACAAAACATTCAAAATGTTAAGGGTGGCCTTATGGTATTATAGAAATGGTAGGTCGTGGTAAATTAAGGTTATTGGCCATTGTAGGATCAGGCTTCCCACCAAAACCAGTTAGCCTATTACCAAAAATCTGCAGTGAGAAACACCGACCGTATGTGCTCCCAATAGGGCCACCATTTCTTCATTTGTAATTCCCTTTGCATCAAAAAACTTGGATAGTGTTGGAATTGATATGTCAGGTCCAGGTAACTCAACATCGGCTATGTTAGAGACTAATCCATCCCATCTTTCAGTCGGAACGCTGTATTTTGGTCCTCCCGATAAAGCCAGAGCATCCCTTGTAGCAAGTGATATGATATCTGCACATGATATTGTTGAAGGACAAGCAACTTCAAGTGCTTCCTTTACTTCGTCGATTATATCAAGCCTCTAACACTTGCGTTGGCGCCATCTTTTTTCTCTGAAACGGTTTTGTTTGTAGGGTCAATTAGAAGGGATGCATCACAACCCTGCAcattgatgatgaaaatgtaTGTTATACATATATGAATagcaataatatatataactattaatataattagtttgtgaaaattataGTTTAAAATATCAAA
This genomic interval from Trifolium pratense cultivar HEN17-A07 linkage group LG6, ARS_RC_1.1, whole genome shotgun sequence contains the following:
- the LOC123893240 gene encoding cyclic dof factor 3-like, producing MNMSETEKNPGIRLFGWKIPVPECQIPTNSGPMDTCSSTKKTEVEILCAEKSEQQDNSSDSMDSKQETRHDMQEKEPIVNSKSADDNTESGNTDEEKILKKPDKIVQCPRCKSWDTKFCYFNNYNVNQPRHFCKNCQRYWTAGGTMRNVPIGAGRRKNKHLASQYRQIIVTSDGIPTSRLETIPSSTHHTSTDNETVLKFGPDTPLCESMESMLHLKDQKRSSDANSISCVQHREEPSLYGSSVTNTNTQGNEVSEHNASNWLQCYPVPPWVLPMNPGWNMNNVASMAAVHPTSASMCNPYSVAPTTMQWCPTPMLAIPGIRPQNIPLQLVPASNWSRPSLCLSPPSSTSNSCCTGNGSQTLGKHTRDTVFTDQDKSDKSVPVRKTIRINVTNEGPISPIRATLANKTPTQILEANSAAISHAHTIQESI